In a genomic window of Variovorax paradoxus:
- a CDS encoding branched-chain amino acid ABC transporter permease has translation MSAAKQLAGIAMFAVLVACVPLVTTSGVTLNFVMMALYATLIAQAWNILGGFGGQFSFGHALFFGTGAYIQAIAQLQGGINAWVALPLAIAGAALVGLFIGALSFRYGLKGSYFALVTLAFAEVFRILALSVDFTGGGVGLMVPLRESVANLQFATRAGYLWVVLAMVVVALLVTCWLRNGRFGAYLQAVRDNEDAARAVGVNPFRVKLAAIGLSAAFMGAAGAFYVQVFQYIDAGIAYGAGVSVEALVAAIVGGMGTVWGPVLGAVVLHLLSDFTRNLFGELPGINMVIYGTVLVLIVIFVPRGIAGIGQSVRQLWNAKGGRDE, from the coding sequence ATGAGCGCCGCGAAGCAACTCGCTGGCATCGCGATGTTCGCGGTATTGGTGGCGTGCGTGCCGCTGGTCACGACCTCGGGCGTCACGCTCAACTTCGTGATGATGGCGCTCTACGCCACGCTGATCGCGCAGGCCTGGAACATCCTCGGCGGCTTCGGCGGCCAGTTCTCGTTCGGCCATGCGCTGTTCTTCGGCACCGGTGCCTACATCCAGGCCATCGCGCAGCTGCAGGGCGGCATCAATGCCTGGGTCGCGCTGCCGCTGGCCATCGCCGGTGCGGCGCTGGTGGGCCTGTTCATCGGCGCGCTGAGCTTCCGCTACGGCCTCAAGGGCTCGTACTTCGCGCTGGTCACGCTGGCCTTCGCCGAGGTGTTCCGCATCCTCGCGCTGTCGGTCGACTTCACGGGCGGCGGCGTCGGCCTGATGGTGCCGCTGCGCGAATCGGTCGCCAACCTGCAGTTCGCCACGCGCGCCGGCTACCTGTGGGTGGTACTCGCGATGGTCGTGGTGGCGCTGCTCGTCACCTGCTGGCTGCGCAACGGCCGCTTCGGCGCCTACCTGCAGGCGGTGCGCGACAACGAGGACGCGGCGCGCGCCGTCGGCGTCAACCCCTTCCGCGTCAAGCTCGCGGCCATCGGCCTGTCGGCCGCCTTCATGGGCGCGGCCGGTGCCTTCTACGTGCAGGTGTTCCAGTACATCGATGCCGGCATCGCCTACGGCGCGGGCGTGTCGGTCGAGGCGCTGGTGGCGGCCATCGTCGGCGGCATGGGCACCGTGTGGGGCCCGGTGCTCGGCGCGGTCGTGCTGCACCTGCTGTCGGACTTCACGCGCAACCTGTTCGGCGAGCTGCCGGGCATCAACATGGTGATCTACGGCACCGTGCTCGTGCTGATCGTGATCTTCGTGCCGCGCGGCATCGCGGGCATCGGCCAGTCGGTGCGGCAGCTCTGGAACGCGAAGGGAGGCCGCGATGAGTGA
- a CDS encoding branched-chain amino acid ABC transporter permease, translating into MLDPSILFPSVLNGLTTGAVYALIALGLTLIYGVLHIINFAHGACLMVALYAVYFLKERLGIDPYLALPVVVLGMFALGYALQRVVINRAGHGKDENILLATLGIAIVMENLALLFFKSDTRNIDTAYSLSTVAIGPAMIAVPKLVAFAGALVVSGILFWIMGRTDLGRAIRAVAKEKEGAKLMGIDVDHVYAMSFGIGLACLGAAACFLLPAYYVNPQVGGGFVLVAFTIVVLGGMGSFVGALIGGFLVGVVESLGGLYLGESLGQIGIFAIFIGVVLFRPQGMFGAKA; encoded by the coding sequence ATGCTAGACCCCAGCATCCTCTTCCCCTCGGTGCTCAACGGCCTCACGACAGGCGCCGTCTACGCACTGATCGCCTTGGGCCTCACGCTGATCTACGGCGTGCTGCACATCATCAACTTCGCGCACGGCGCCTGCCTGATGGTGGCGCTGTACGCGGTGTACTTCCTCAAGGAGCGGCTGGGCATCGATCCCTACCTCGCGCTGCCCGTGGTGGTGCTCGGCATGTTCGCGCTCGGCTATGCGCTGCAGCGCGTGGTCATCAACCGCGCGGGCCATGGCAAGGACGAGAACATCCTGCTGGCCACGCTCGGCATCGCGATCGTGATGGAGAACCTCGCGCTGCTGTTCTTCAAGTCCGACACGCGCAACATCGACACCGCCTATTCGCTGAGCACCGTGGCCATCGGCCCCGCGATGATCGCCGTGCCCAAGCTGGTGGCCTTCGCGGGCGCGCTCGTGGTCTCGGGCATCCTGTTCTGGATCATGGGCCGCACCGACCTCGGCCGCGCCATCCGCGCCGTTGCCAAGGAGAAGGAGGGCGCCAAGCTCATGGGCATCGACGTCGACCACGTCTACGCCATGAGCTTCGGCATCGGCCTGGCCTGCCTCGGCGCGGCCGCCTGCTTCCTGCTGCCGGCCTACTACGTCAACCCGCAGGTCGGCGGCGGCTTCGTGCTCGTGGCCTTCACCATCGTCGTGCTCGGCGGCATGGGCAGCTTCGTCGGCGCGCTGATCGGCGGCTTCCTGGTCGGCGTGGTGGAGTCGCTCGGCGGCCTCTACCTCGGCGAATCGCTGGGACAGATCGGCATCTTCGCGATCTTCATCGGCGTGGTGCTGTTCCGGCCGCAGGGCATGTTCGGGGCCAAGGCATGA
- a CDS encoding ABC transporter substrate-binding protein, with the protein MQTRRRFVSQSATLASALAFPLIGGAQPKPLKVGVLHPVTGALAYSGQQCRLGAQLAIEDINAAGGIKSLGGAKLEALLGDAQSQPQAGAAEVEKMNEAGVSAIVGAFASAICLATTQAAAKYNLPHVVDVGVADQIVERGLKNTFRFGPGYRKSTEVAMANLLVLNKAAGNPAKTVMVIHEESLFGAGTAQLLSRELPGYGFEVKEVVKHANPTRDFNNIVLRMKSINPDIVIPANYYNEYALLVRTMQQQKVVPKAIFSVLGGAASSYKFVKEFPDAANGIIDCNHWFNPKDKRAQDLRKRVEAKGQFFSYEVFMTYAAMWLLADALERARSGERAAIVDALEKSTFSNHFMPYGPTKFVNGQNEGAQPLMTQVVKNDIKVIIPRDYREVEPLFPLKA; encoded by the coding sequence ATGCAGACCCGTCGCCGCTTCGTTTCGCAGTCCGCCACCCTGGCCTCCGCGCTCGCCTTCCCGCTGATCGGCGGGGCCCAACCCAAGCCGCTGAAGGTGGGCGTGCTGCACCCGGTGACGGGCGCGCTCGCCTACTCGGGCCAGCAGTGCCGGCTCGGCGCGCAGCTCGCGATCGAGGACATCAACGCCGCGGGCGGCATCAAGTCGCTCGGCGGCGCGAAGCTCGAGGCCCTGCTGGGCGACGCGCAGTCGCAGCCGCAGGCGGGCGCGGCCGAGGTCGAGAAGATGAACGAGGCCGGCGTCAGCGCCATCGTCGGTGCCTTCGCCTCGGCGATCTGCCTGGCCACCACGCAGGCCGCGGCCAAGTACAACCTGCCGCACGTAGTCGACGTCGGCGTGGCCGACCAGATCGTCGAGCGTGGCCTGAAGAACACCTTCCGCTTCGGCCCCGGCTACCGCAAGTCGACCGAGGTCGCGATGGCCAACCTGCTGGTGCTCAACAAGGCCGCGGGCAACCCGGCCAAGACGGTGATGGTGATCCACGAGGAGTCGCTGTTCGGCGCCGGCACCGCGCAGCTGCTGTCGCGCGAGCTGCCCGGCTACGGCTTCGAGGTGAAGGAGGTGGTGAAGCACGCCAACCCCACGCGCGACTTCAACAACATCGTGCTGCGCATGAAGTCGATCAACCCCGACATCGTGATCCCGGCCAACTACTACAACGAGTACGCGCTGCTGGTGCGCACCATGCAGCAGCAGAAGGTGGTGCCGAAGGCGATCTTCTCGGTGCTCGGCGGCGCGGCCTCGAGCTACAAGTTCGTGAAGGAGTTTCCCGACGCGGCCAACGGCATCATCGACTGCAACCACTGGTTCAACCCCAAGGACAAGCGCGCGCAGGACCTGCGCAAGCGCGTCGAGGCCAAGGGCCAGTTCTTCAGCTACGAGGTCTTCATGACCTATGCCGCGATGTGGCTGCTGGCCGATGCACTGGAGCGTGCCAGGTCGGGCGAGCGCGCCGCGATCGTCGACGCGCTCGAGAAGAGCACCTTCTCGAACCACTTCATGCCCTATGGCCCCACCAAGTTCGTCAACGGCCAGAACGAGGGCGCGCAGCCGCTGATGACGCAGGTGGTGAAGAACGACATCAAGGTCATCATCCCGCGCGACTACCGCGAGGTGGAGCCGCTGTTCCCGCTGAAGGCATGA
- a CDS encoding tripartite tricarboxylate transporter substrate binding protein encodes MKRRDILLSSLAAAWAGNSLAQIGGAPVRILVGAPAGGSTDTLARSLAVSMGPALGRNVIVENKPGAGGNIAADAVAKAAPDGNTLLMSFTSHAINATLYPSLPFDPVKDFTALTCVATSPSILVAHPSVPAKDVRELIALAKAKPGQLNFAIGAVGSSLHMAGEAFKMQSGVDIVNIPYKGTSPAVQDVLAGQVQLMFAAVGNVKAHIQAGKLKALGVTTAKRLPAFPEVPAIAEALPGYESSAWFGLFGPARMPAERIKQIGDAARHALQQADMRQRLEIEGAIPVGNSSEQFSAFVQSEIVRWAKVVKFSGAKPE; translated from the coding sequence ATGAAAAGACGCGACATCCTTCTCTCGTCGCTGGCCGCGGCATGGGCCGGCAACAGCCTGGCGCAGATCGGCGGCGCGCCGGTGCGCATCCTGGTCGGCGCACCCGCGGGCGGCTCCACCGACACGCTGGCGCGCTCGCTGGCCGTGAGCATGGGCCCGGCGCTGGGCCGCAACGTCATCGTCGAGAACAAGCCCGGCGCGGGCGGCAACATCGCGGCCGATGCCGTGGCCAAGGCCGCGCCCGACGGCAACACGCTGCTGATGAGCTTCACCAGCCATGCGATCAACGCCACGCTCTATCCGAGCCTGCCCTTCGATCCGGTCAAGGACTTCACCGCGCTCACCTGCGTCGCGACCTCGCCTTCGATCCTGGTCGCCCATCCCTCGGTGCCCGCGAAGGACGTGCGCGAGCTGATCGCGCTCGCCAAGGCCAAGCCGGGCCAGCTCAACTTCGCCATCGGCGCCGTGGGCTCGTCGCTGCACATGGCGGGCGAGGCCTTCAAGATGCAGTCGGGCGTGGACATCGTGAACATCCCCTACAAGGGGACCTCGCCCGCGGTGCAGGACGTGCTCGCGGGCCAGGTGCAGCTGATGTTCGCGGCCGTGGGCAACGTCAAGGCCCACATCCAGGCCGGCAAGCTCAAGGCGCTGGGCGTGACCACGGCCAAGCGGCTGCCGGCCTTCCCCGAGGTGCCGGCCATCGCCGAGGCGCTGCCCGGCTACGAGTCGAGCGCCTGGTTCGGCCTGTTCGGCCCGGCGCGCATGCCCGCCGAGCGCATCAAGCAGATCGGCGATGCCGCACGCCATGCGCTGCAGCAGGCCGACATGCGCCAGCGCCTCGAGATCGAGGGCGCGATCCCCGTCGGCAATTCGAGCGAGCAGTTCTCGGCCTTCGTGCAGAGCGAGATCGTGCGCTGGGCCAAGGTGGTCAAGTTCTCGGGAGCCAAGCCCGAATGA
- a CDS encoding ABC transporter ATP-binding protein has translation MSALLEIEGLRGGYGRVEVLRGVDLKVNAGEMVALLGSNGAGKSTLNKMVCGLCPAWGGTVRFDGKDLSGAHYRDVVKAGLIQVPEGRKVFPNLSVRENLELGSFTRARERRARNLEKSFELFPRLRERMDQHAGTMSGGEQQMLAIARGLMAEPVLLILDEPSLGLSPLLVEEMFTLIRELRDGGLAVLLVEQNVGQSLEIADRAYVLENGSVRFSGLPGELLVSDELRRAYLGL, from the coding sequence ATGAGCGCATTGCTTGAAATCGAAGGCCTGCGCGGCGGCTATGGCCGCGTCGAGGTGCTGCGCGGCGTCGACCTGAAGGTGAACGCCGGCGAGATGGTCGCGCTGCTCGGCAGCAACGGCGCGGGCAAGTCCACCCTCAACAAGATGGTCTGCGGCCTCTGCCCGGCCTGGGGCGGCACCGTGCGTTTCGACGGCAAGGACCTGAGCGGCGCGCACTACCGCGACGTCGTCAAGGCCGGCCTGATCCAGGTGCCCGAGGGCCGCAAGGTGTTTCCCAACCTCAGCGTGCGCGAGAACCTCGAGCTCGGCTCGTTCACGCGGGCGCGCGAGCGCCGGGCACGGAACCTCGAGAAATCGTTCGAACTGTTCCCGCGCCTGCGCGAGCGCATGGACCAGCATGCCGGCACCATGAGCGGCGGCGAGCAGCAGATGCTGGCCATCGCGCGCGGCCTCATGGCCGAGCCCGTGCTGCTGATCCTCGACGAGCCCTCGCTGGGCCTCTCGCCGCTGCTGGTCGAGGAGATGTTCACGCTGATCCGCGAACTGCGCGACGGCGGGCTGGCCGTGCTGCTGGTCGAGCAGAACGTCGGCCAGTCGCTCGAGATCGCCGACCGCGCCTACGTGCTCGAGAACGGCAGCGTGCGCTTCTCGGGGCTGCCCGGCGAACTGCTCGTGAGCGACGAACTGCGGCGCGCCTACCTGGGACTCTGA
- a CDS encoding GntR family transcriptional regulator has protein sequence MPLPKYHQIYLVLREQLHEGRFAADGLPGELALMQQFGVARVTVRRALEQLAAEGLISRTPGRRTRPIGPVAGEPPSAPATERANLRGLLENLVTMGLHTSVKVLEVATITASSQVAEALQLQLGDPVQKAVRVRATREGPLSHITTYVPDTIARRFGRRELSKKPILVLLEESGVKVGRAHQTLSARLADNVLAQHLDVSVGSALLAVRRLIYDEDERPVQWLHGFYRPDRYTYEMQLSRVGSIDAKVWVSRDVSAKFN, from the coding sequence ATGCCCTTGCCCAAGTACCACCAGATCTACCTGGTGCTGCGGGAGCAGTTGCATGAGGGCCGCTTCGCCGCCGACGGGCTGCCGGGCGAGCTCGCGCTCATGCAGCAGTTCGGCGTGGCGCGCGTCACCGTGCGGCGCGCGCTCGAGCAGCTCGCCGCCGAAGGGCTGATCTCGCGCACGCCGGGCCGCCGCACGCGGCCCATCGGCCCGGTCGCGGGCGAGCCGCCGAGCGCGCCGGCCACCGAGCGCGCCAACCTGCGCGGCCTGCTCGAGAACCTCGTGACCATGGGCCTGCACACCTCGGTCAAGGTGCTCGAGGTCGCGACCATCACGGCCTCCTCGCAGGTGGCCGAGGCGCTGCAGTTGCAGCTCGGCGACCCGGTGCAGAAGGCGGTGCGCGTGCGCGCCACGCGCGAAGGCCCGCTCTCGCACATCACCACCTACGTGCCCGACACGATCGCGCGCCGCTTCGGCCGCCGCGAACTCTCGAAGAAGCCGATCCTGGTGCTGCTCGAGGAGTCGGGCGTGAAGGTGGGCCGGGCCCACCAGACCCTCTCCGCGCGCCTGGCCGACAACGTGCTCGCGCAGCACCTCGACGTCTCGGTCGGCTCGGCCCTGCTCGCGGTGCGCCGCCTGATCTACGACGAAGACGAGCGCCCGGTGCAGTGGCTGCACGGCTTCTACCGTCCCGACCGCTACACCTACGAGATGCAACTGTCCCGCGTCGGCAGCATCGACGCCAAGGTCTGGGTCAGCCGGGACGTGTCGGCCAAGTTCAACTGA
- a CDS encoding 3-isopropylmalate dehydratase large subunit → MTSTASAQTLAQKLIARASGRERVAVGEIVTCGVDLAMFHDSSGPRRLQPMLEELGAQIWDRSRVVLVMDHYVPERDDDSRRIVRIARDWARDQKLPHVYDSQGICHVVVPQHGHIRPGMLCVGGDSHSPTGGAFGAYMFGVGSTEMLGVVVTGEIWLRVPETLRMWWDGALPAGVTAKDMMLHMIGRFGMNGGRYQAVEFAGPAVVALSMQERMTLSNMSAELGAQAGLIAPDATTAAFLAGAGAPPVDMAPWFTDADAALTDHRFDAATLEPHVAAPHSPANAHGVSRFVGTPVDVAYIGACTGAKLDDLRAAAQVLRGHKVANGIRLIVAPASLRDQEQAREEGVLQVLMEAGAELFPTACGACSGYGDPMGDDITVISTTARNFKGRMGSPTAQVYLGSPYTVAAAALRGCVTDPREVLA, encoded by the coding sequence ATGACCTCGACGGCTTCAGCACAGACCCTGGCGCAGAAGCTGATCGCGCGCGCCAGCGGCCGCGAGCGGGTGGCGGTGGGCGAGATCGTGACCTGCGGCGTCGACCTCGCGATGTTCCACGACTCCTCGGGACCGCGCCGCCTGCAGCCCATGCTCGAGGAACTGGGCGCGCAGATCTGGGACCGCTCGCGCGTGGTGCTCGTGATGGACCACTACGTGCCCGAGCGCGACGACGACTCGCGCCGCATCGTGCGCATCGCGCGCGACTGGGCGCGCGACCAGAAGCTGCCGCACGTCTACGACAGCCAGGGCATCTGCCACGTGGTGGTGCCGCAGCACGGCCACATCCGCCCCGGCATGCTGTGCGTGGGCGGCGACTCGCACTCGCCCACGGGCGGCGCCTTCGGTGCCTACATGTTCGGCGTCGGCAGCACCGAGATGCTCGGCGTGGTGGTCACGGGCGAGATCTGGCTGCGCGTGCCCGAGACCCTGCGCATGTGGTGGGACGGCGCGCTGCCCGCGGGCGTGACCGCCAAGGACATGATGCTGCACATGATCGGCCGCTTCGGCATGAACGGTGGCCGCTACCAGGCCGTGGAGTTCGCGGGGCCGGCGGTGGTCGCGCTGTCGATGCAGGAGCGCATGACGCTCTCGAACATGAGCGCCGAACTCGGCGCGCAGGCCGGGCTGATCGCACCCGATGCCACCACGGCCGCGTTCCTGGCCGGTGCCGGCGCGCCGCCGGTCGACATGGCGCCGTGGTTCACCGACGCTGATGCGGCGCTCACGGACCACCGCTTCGATGCCGCCACGCTAGAACCCCATGTGGCCGCGCCGCACAGCCCGGCCAATGCGCATGGCGTGAGCCGCTTCGTCGGCACGCCGGTCGACGTCGCCTACATCGGCGCCTGCACCGGCGCCAAGCTCGACGACCTGCGCGCCGCCGCGCAGGTGCTGCGCGGCCACAAGGTCGCGAACGGCATCCGCCTGATCGTGGCGCCCGCGAGCCTGCGCGACCAGGAACAGGCGCGCGAGGAGGGCGTGCTGCAGGTGCTGATGGAGGCCGGCGCCGAGCTGTTCCCCACCGCCTGCGGCGCCTGCTCGGGCTATGGCGATCCGATGGGCGACGACATCACCGTCATCTCGACCACCGCGCGCAACTTCAAGGGCCGCATGGGCTCGCCGACCGCGCAGGTCTACCTGGGCTCGCCCTACACGGTGGCGGCCGCCGCGCTGCGCGGCTGCGTGACCGATCCGCGCGAGGTGCTGGCATGA
- a CDS encoding ABC transporter ATP-binding protein, which translates to MSESSLLVLEGVSRSFGGLKAVQNVSLAVREGSLSALIGPNGAGKTTLFALMSGFLKPDAGSVRFAGQDITGREPHRNAALGMTRTFQIVKPFAAQTVRENIAVGAHLHLRGRTEALREAEAVAQRVGLAPQLDKPASDLTVAGRKRLELARALATRPRLLLLDEVLAGLNPQEIAEMMPVVRGIAASGVTVLMIEHVMQAVMNLAEHVWVLAQGQLIAEGSPAQVTSDDRVVEAYLGHGTAARLRKAATGAAA; encoded by the coding sequence ATGAGTGAATCGTCCCTGCTGGTGCTCGAGGGCGTCTCGCGTTCCTTCGGCGGGCTCAAGGCCGTGCAGAACGTGAGCCTCGCCGTGCGCGAGGGCAGCCTCAGCGCGCTGATCGGGCCGAACGGCGCGGGCAAGACCACGCTGTTCGCGCTGATGTCGGGCTTCCTCAAGCCCGACGCCGGCAGCGTGCGCTTCGCGGGCCAGGACATCACCGGCCGCGAGCCGCATCGCAATGCCGCGCTCGGCATGACCCGCACCTTCCAGATCGTGAAGCCCTTCGCCGCGCAGACCGTGCGCGAGAACATCGCGGTCGGCGCGCACCTGCACCTGCGCGGCCGCACCGAGGCGCTGCGCGAGGCCGAGGCCGTGGCACAGCGCGTGGGCCTCGCGCCGCAGCTCGACAAGCCCGCTTCCGACCTCACCGTGGCCGGCCGCAAGCGCCTCGAGCTCGCGCGCGCGCTCGCCACCCGGCCGCGCCTGCTGCTGCTCGACGAGGTGCTGGCCGGCCTCAACCCGCAGGAGATCGCCGAGATGATGCCGGTGGTGCGCGGCATCGCCGCGAGCGGCGTGACCGTGCTGATGATCGAACACGTGATGCAGGCCGTGATGAACCTCGCCGAGCACGTCTGGGTGCTGGCGCAGGGCCAGCTGATCGCCGAGGGCAGCCCGGCGCAGGTGACCTCCGACGACAGGGTGGTCGAGGCCTACCTGGGCCATGGCACCGCAGCACGGCTGCGCAAGGCCGCAACGGGAGCCGCGGCATGA
- a CDS encoding fumarylacetoacetate hydrolase family protein, translating into MKLVRYGNPGKEKPGLVDANGQLRDLSAVVKDIGPEQLGDAAIAKLRKLKTDKLPLVRGKPRYGSPVARVGKFIAIGLNYADHAAESGLPVPKEPVVFMKATSCIQGPNDPVMLPKGSVKSDWEVELGVVIGTRARYVSQKSALDHVAGYCVINDVSEREFQIERGGTWDKGKGCDTFGPIGPWLVTRDEVENPQKLAMWLDLNGQRVQTGSTKTMIFSVAKIVSYVSQFMTLEPGDVITTGTPPGVGMGMKPPLFLKKGDVMALGIEGLGEQRQEVLPFKL; encoded by the coding sequence ATGAAACTCGTCCGCTACGGCAACCCCGGCAAGGAGAAGCCGGGCCTCGTCGACGCCAACGGCCAGCTGCGCGACCTGAGCGCCGTCGTCAAGGACATCGGTCCCGAGCAGCTCGGCGATGCCGCCATCGCCAAGCTGCGCAAGCTCAAGACCGACAAGCTGCCGCTGGTCAGGGGCAAGCCGCGCTACGGCAGCCCCGTGGCCCGCGTCGGCAAGTTCATCGCCATCGGCCTCAACTACGCCGACCATGCGGCCGAGTCCGGCCTGCCGGTGCCCAAGGAACCCGTGGTGTTCATGAAGGCCACGAGCTGCATCCAGGGCCCGAACGATCCCGTGATGCTGCCCAAGGGCTCGGTCAAGAGCGACTGGGAAGTCGAGCTCGGCGTGGTCATCGGCACGCGCGCGCGCTACGTCTCGCAGAAGAGCGCGCTCGATCACGTGGCCGGCTACTGCGTCATCAACGACGTCAGCGAACGCGAGTTCCAGATCGAGCGCGGCGGCACCTGGGACAAGGGCAAGGGCTGCGACACCTTCGGCCCCATCGGTCCCTGGCTGGTGACGCGCGACGAAGTCGAGAACCCGCAGAAGCTCGCGATGTGGCTCGACCTCAACGGCCAGCGCGTGCAGACCGGCAGCACCAAGACCATGATCTTCAGCGTGGCGAAGATCGTGAGCTACGTGAGCCAGTTCATGACGCTGGAACCCGGCGACGTGATCACCACCGGCACCCCGCCCGGCGTGGGCATGGGCATGAAGCCGCCGCTGTTCCTCAAGAAGGGCGACGTGATGGCGCTCGGCATCGAGGGCCTGGGCGAGCAGCGCCAGGAAGTGCTGCCCTTCAAGCTCTGA
- a CDS encoding 3-isopropylmalate dehydratase produces MSGQNLHRVWRLGADIDTDALAPGHAMKHGIDRIAQHCLEAIRPEFAREVRSGDVIVAGPNFGIGSSREQAAAVLVQLGVAAVIAPSYSGLFFRNAFNVGLLLLTCAEAESLHDGERIALDIGTPALRGADGRTLACEPVPGFLTEMVEAGGLLPLLRRRMAPKKEADAA; encoded by the coding sequence ATGAGCGGTCAGAACCTGCACCGTGTCTGGCGCCTGGGCGCCGACATCGACACCGACGCGCTCGCGCCCGGCCATGCGATGAAGCATGGCATCGACCGCATCGCGCAGCACTGCCTCGAAGCCATCCGCCCCGAGTTCGCGCGCGAGGTTCGCTCGGGCGACGTGATCGTGGCCGGCCCCAACTTCGGCATCGGCTCCTCGCGCGAGCAGGCCGCGGCCGTGCTGGTGCAGCTGGGCGTGGCCGCGGTGATCGCGCCCTCGTACAGCGGGCTCTTCTTCCGCAATGCCTTCAACGTCGGCCTGCTGCTGCTGACCTGCGCCGAGGCCGAGTCGCTGCACGACGGCGAACGCATCGCGCTCGACATCGGCACGCCCGCGCTGCGCGGCGCCGATGGGCGCACGCTGGCCTGCGAGCCCGTGCCGGGCTTCCTGACCGAGATGGTCGAGGCCGGTGGCCTGCTGCCGCTGTTGCGCCGTCGCATGGCGCCGAAGAAGGAAGCCGATGCCGCCTGA
- a CDS encoding SDR family oxidoreductase, giving the protein MNQLDFAGRHAVVTGGATGLGFGIAQRLVASGGTVTLWDRDEAAAARAAESLGPGKARALKVDVSQQPSVAKAVAATLAQAPRIDALVNSAGITGPNAKLWDYPVDDWRQVMEVNVNGVFLCCREVVAQMRAQGGQGRIVNIASVAGKDGNPNASAYSASKAAVIGLTKSLGKELADTGIRVNCVTPAAVKTAIFDQMTPDHIAFMLSKIPQGRFGTVEEVAALVGWLCTDDCSFSTGAVFDLSGGRSTY; this is encoded by the coding sequence ATGAACCAGCTCGACTTCGCCGGCCGCCACGCGGTGGTCACCGGCGGCGCCACCGGGCTGGGCTTCGGCATCGCGCAGCGGCTGGTCGCCTCGGGCGGCACCGTCACGCTGTGGGACCGCGACGAGGCCGCGGCCGCGCGCGCCGCCGAGTCGCTGGGTCCGGGCAAGGCGCGCGCGCTCAAGGTCGACGTCTCGCAGCAGCCCTCGGTGGCCAAGGCGGTGGCGGCCACGCTCGCGCAGGCGCCGCGCATCGATGCGCTGGTCAACAGCGCCGGCATCACCGGCCCCAACGCCAAGCTCTGGGACTACCCGGTGGACGACTGGCGCCAGGTGATGGAGGTCAACGTCAACGGCGTGTTCCTGTGCTGCCGCGAGGTGGTGGCGCAGATGCGCGCGCAGGGCGGGCAAGGGCGCATCGTCAACATCGCCTCGGTGGCCGGCAAGGACGGCAATCCCAACGCCAGCGCCTACAGCGCCAGCAAGGCCGCGGTGATCGGCCTCACCAAGTCGCTCGGCAAGGAGCTCGCCGACACCGGCATCCGCGTCAACTGCGTGACGCCGGCCGCGGTCAAGACCGCGATCTTCGACCAGATGACGCCCGACCACATCGCCTTCATGCTGTCGAAGATCCCGCAGGGCCGCTTCGGCACCGTCGAGGAGGTCGCGGCGCTGGTAGGCTGGCTGTGCACCGACGACTGTTCGTTCTCGACCGGCGCGGTGTTCGACCTCTCGGGCGGCCGCTCGACCTACTGA